In Capsicum annuum cultivar UCD-10X-F1 chromosome 7, UCD10Xv1.1, whole genome shotgun sequence, one genomic interval encodes:
- the LOC107878553 gene encoding mitochondrial inner membrane protease subunit 1, whose product MRVLQYLSQWKSKAKDGIQQSLRIAKFLCLLHVTNNYIVSPVMVYGPSMLPTLNLTGDVLLVEHLSPLLGKVGPGDVVLVKSPDNPRKTVTKRILGMEGDSVTFLTDPSRSDRYRTLKVPKGHVWIQGDNIYASKDSRQLGPIPCGLILGKVLYRVWPPEGLGSL is encoded by the exons ATGAGAGTGTTACAGTATTTGAGTCAATGGAAATCCAAAGCCAAAGATGGAATTCAACAATCACTTCGTATCGCCAAATTCCTCTGCTTATTACATGTCACCAACAATTACATTGTCTCCCCTGTCATg GTGTACGGTCCGAGTATGTTGCCGACATTGAATCTTACGGGTGATGTTTTGTTGGTGGAACATTTATCGCCGTTGTTGGGTAAGGTGGGACCTGGAGATGTGGTTCTTGTGAAGTCACCTGATAACCCTAGAAAGACGGTTACTAAAAGGATTCTTGGCATGGAGGGCGATAGTGTTACTTTTTTAACCGACCCTTCAAGGAGTGACAGATATAGGACATTAAAG GTTCCAAAGGGGCATGTTTGGATTCAGGGAGACAACATCTACGCTTCGAAGGATTCACGGCAACTTGGGCCAATCCCTTGTGGCCTCATCCTGGGAAAAGTGTTATATAGA GTGTGGCCGCCGGAGGGATTGGGCTCGTTATGA